From a region of the Triticum aestivum cultivar Chinese Spring chromosome 7D, IWGSC CS RefSeq v2.1, whole genome shotgun sequence genome:
- the LOC123167120 gene encoding protein GLUTAMINE DUMPER 6 → MRPIRAGEAMVAVGHGAHPAFWRTPTPYLLLGFALMMGIIAVALLVLVCTDSKPSGSSSRRGSAGEDASARGMAPLDREPKVVVIMAGDDLPSFLASARPFAFPAVNADAGEPRNADAS, encoded by the coding sequence ATGAGGCCGATCAGAGCAGGCGAGGCGATGGTGGCGGTCGGCCACGGCGCGCACCCGGCGTTCTGGAGGACGCCGACGCCGTACCTCCTCCTCGGCTTCGCGCTCATGATGGGGATCATCGCCGTGGCGCTGCTCGTCCTCGTCTGCACGGACAGCAAGCCGTCCGGGTCGTCGTCGCGGCGGGGGAGCGCCGGCGAGGACGCGTCGGCGCGCGGGATGGCGCCGCTCGACAGGGAGCCCAAGGTCGTCGTCATCATGGCCGGTGACGACTTGCCGTCCTTCCTCGCCAGCGCCAGGCCGTTCGCGTTCCCCGCCGTAAACGCCGACGCGGGGGAACCGCGAAACGCGGACGCGTCGTAG